The following proteins are encoded in a genomic region of Cricetulus griseus strain 17A/GY chromosome 7, alternate assembly CriGri-PICRH-1.0, whole genome shotgun sequence:
- the LOC100755333 gene encoding sperm motility kinase Z isoform X2, whose translation MCGPRGGLTAGPNPVPILSYENLRAQYTILRTIGQGGCAQVKLAHHRLTGAAVAVKVLLKEKHQAFPITSEVRIMKRMNHPNIISLFQVIETEQNIFLILELADGRELWDWIQQVGYLQEGIARKIFKQILHAMCYCHDRGIVHRDLKPDNIMVDARGKVKIIDFGLGALVSPGTKLSRFCGALRFGAPEFFLRQPYDGTKVDTWNLGVLLYFMVTGTLPFEGSTFEELGSKVLLGQYDVPSHLSQDLRNVIRSLLTVNPTQRPTLKDIMEHPWLRQGEVCSSSHCDKMSPSHLDPAIMAAMADMGFDPRDIRESLLHRLFNEPMATYGLLQCQAHQQGGFTRQTKAVQPGITPFPTPADPATFPGCQKRTTYTPALRAFLSLSPKTDSAEDSQQVEQRTRRSVTVPIIASCCLQKRTLTHAVVWDPREPQQSGTKDTIPGACRDWNRWARRIGTHLLRTFCCLPRKKKRVGPQREV comes from the coding sequence ATGTGTGGTCCAAGGGGTGGGTTGACAGCAGGGCCCAACCCTGTGCCCATCCTCTCATATGAGAATCTCAGGGCACAGTATACCATCCTGAGGACCATAGGCCAGGGAGGATGTGCCCAGGTGAAGCTGGCCCACCACCGACTCACAGGCGCTGCAGTGGCAGTAAAAGTCCTGCTGAAAGAGAAGCACCAAGCCTTCCCTATCACGTCTGAAGTGAGGATAATGAAGAGGATGAATCATCCCAACATCATCTCACTGTTCCAGGTTATTGAAACAGAACAGAACATCTTTCTAATCCTGGAACTGGCTGATGGACGTGAGCTATGGGACTGGATTCAACAAGTCGGTTATCTGCAGGAGGGCATAGCCAGGAAGATATTCAAACAGATCTTACATGCCATGTGCTACTGCCACGACCGAGGCATAGTACACAGAGACCTCAAACCAGACAACATCATGGTGGATGCTAGGGGCAAAGTCAAAATTATAGACTTTGGCCTGGGTGCCTTAGTCAGTCCCGGAACGAAGCTGTCCAGGTTCTGCGGTGCCTTACGATTTGGTGCCCCGGAATTCTTCCTGCGCCAACCCTATGATGGCACCAAAGTGGATACGTGGAACTTGGGTGTTCTCCTTTATTTTATGGTGACTGGGACCCTGCCATTTGAAGGTAGCACCTTCGAAGAACTTGGAAGCAAAGTTTTGCTAGGTCAGTATGATGTTCCCTCCCACCTCTCACAAGATCTGCGGAATGTGATCCGCAGCTTATTAACTGTAAACCCTACTCAGAGACCAACACTAAAGGACATTATGGAACATCCTTGGCTTAGGCAAGGAGAGGTGTGTTCATCAAGCCATTGTGATAAGATGAGCCCTAGCCACCTGGACCCTGCAATCATGGCCGCCATGGCAGATATGGGCTTCGACCCACGTGACATCCGGGAATCTTTACTCCATAGGTTGTTCAACGAACCTATGGCAACCTATGGCCTACTGCAATGCCAGGCACACCAGCAGGGTGGTTTCACTAGACAAACCAAGGCAGTTCAACCAGGAATAACACCTTTTCCCACTCCCGCAGATCCTGCCACTTTCCCTGGGTGTCAAAAGAGGACAACTTATACGCCTGCCCTTCGAGCCTTTCTCTCATTGTCTCCGAAAACTGACTCTGCAGAGGACAGCCAGCAGGTAGAGCAGAGGACCAGAAGAAGTGTCACTGTGCCTATAATTGCTTCCTGCTGCCTCCAGAAGAGGACACTCACTCATGCTGTTGTCTGGGACCCCAGAGAGCCACAGCAAAGTGGGACTAAAGACACAATCCCAGGAGCATGCAGGGACTGGAACAGGTGGGCAAGGAGGATTGGGACCCATTTATTACGCACCTTCTGCTGCCTGCCACGCAAGAAGAAAAGAGTGGGTCCCCAAAGGGAGGTATAA